One window of the Salmo trutta chromosome 35, fSalTru1.1, whole genome shotgun sequence genome contains the following:
- the LOC115174940 gene encoding mitotic checkpoint serine/threonine-protein kinase BUB1 isoform X3, which translates to MDVGSHLQSFEQSLNNYTGDDPLDPWDRFIKYLEKRLPAEDSKAMSLVLDCLVQRFLQEERYTNDIRYVNYCIKCASYYNEPIKLYSHIYSKGIGTRDAVLYVAWAQQFEQQGLLQQADTVYQRAMENQAKPTDTVLQQYRMFQTRTSGSGAGASAVRNSLQKSNLVNQLQTHRVPSPQCKDPEHLFQLPTDRTVCIISRSENVAVNKPNQGPVVSLQTVSMYRTEDLFCDGSELCFEEVRARQYFVRRKQEKKRREFEDRQRLVREQEEEVMRMNQLLEELESNLCVSSASALPVQQALCTPATDLNPEFLQHSLRHPLLSSNLAIKLYPGFRLNRVQDPRQGMVRESETHLQCDHLRAPITDSLRSQRSVSPSGQLEEVNSSNRCSLHMPEAAMGHLRECTKAPKPFAVASQATSLQASLVQPQPERNPKPFGSVPQKPAAYRSDVQLGGVPYQGGHSHLSSIFQQHNGSNHHEVSVSEAPESEVKLDDAIMDMFQVPTLLQEDRFRSMPMHPHQAEKSFDAGYQRTGAASFSKPPSAVPFAIFQDENDIKEKCSAAMVDNAKPPRALAEIPLSKPEKQNECQSELIPDESTVWEACYNSLAACPNSTRDFSLSAHLASTPFQNKVPYSWDFEQDQENDQPSGFGGPEEGPFLRQPTKLSPIIEQSPPDGLPETGTECSMRAQGFAEQGTIVGEGLALAQRSLATCSMTEVQHHAPAALSFRDQTAPLTHAEVAVAKSPPSKASKPDWDVYVTPEQSSKPAFPLPQRAPVAEAFLSKSQIYALKSNFDVPTCPEKAPTPAFDIPMSPECAPKSDWLVVKSPEVVVEPDLDAFMSARQRTVGIPLETMDIPVSPEPPKFGSDVTMSPFQSSSKFRMDIPMSPAPEVRNGMDILMSPDQGSKVNMDVPMSPAGQGAAAVELVSDPWDEELISSLLSKLSTPLTSQPNFITWQCKVPSIAPKMTIKMGKGSLRVDCVLGQGAFATVYQATDLNTSEKMILKVQKPANPWEFYINSQLNARLQPSVRHLFNNIHSAHLFQNGSVLLGELYNCGTLLNAVNLYKNLSDKVIPQPLVIYFTVCILHMVEQLHNIHIVHADIKPDNFLLGERFLENKSFDQDNLDHGLSLIDLGQSIDMTLFPEGTAFTAKCMTSGFQCTEMQSGRPWNYQTDYFGIAGTVYCMIFGTYMQVTQEGSVWKTNAVFRRNPHSDLWTEFFHTLLNVPDCSSLPCLRSLRSRLSTVLQQNYSNKLPLLKTRLVIQVLESRTARR; encoded by the exons aTGGATGTTGGTTCACATTTACA GAGTTTTGAGCAAAGTTTAAACAACTATACTGGAGACGACCCACTCGATCCATGGGACAG GTTTATAAAATATCTAGAGAAGAGATTACCTGCTGAAGACTCCAAAGCGATGTCTCTTGTGCTAGATTGTCTAGTACAAAGATTTCTCCAAGAAGAGCGTTATACCAATGACATCCGATACGTAAACTACTGCATTAAATGTGCAAgttattacaatgagcccatcaaACTATACAGCCACATATACAGTAAGGGCATTGGCACCAGAGATGCAGTCCTCTATGTGGCGTGGGCTCAACAGTTTGAGCAGCAGGGCCTGCTTCAACAGGCTGACACCGTGTACCAGAGAGCCATGGAAAACCAAGCTAAGCCAACTGACACTGTCCTTCAGCAATACAG AATGTTCCAAACCAGGACTTCTGGAAGTGGGGCAGGGGCTTCAG CTGTACGGAATTCTCTTCAGAAGTCCAACTTGGTAAATCAGCTGCAAACCCACAGAGTGCCCAGCCCACAGTGCAAG GACCCTGAACATCTGTTCCAACTCCCTACAGACAGAACTGTTTGCAT AATCTCCCGGTCTGAAAATGTGGCGGTAAATAAACCCAATCAAGGCCCGGTTGTGAGCCTGCAGACAGTGTCGATGTACCGTACGGAAGACCTCTTCTGCGATGGGTCTGAACTATGCTTCGAGGAAGTCAGAGCCAGACAATACTTTGTGAGACGCAAGCAAGAGAAGAAACGAAGAGAGTTTG AGGACCGTCAGAGGTTGGttagagagcaggaggaggaggtaaTGAGGATGAACCAGCTGTTGGAGGAGCTGGAGAGTAATCTCTGTGTGAGCTCCGCCAGTGCTCTACCAGTGCAGCAG GCACTCTGCACACCTGCAACAGATCTGAATCCTGAGTTCCTCCAACATTCCTTAAGGCACCCTCTACTCTCGAGCAACCTCGCCATCAAACTCTATCCAGGCTTTAGACTGAACCGTGTACAGGACCCCAGACAAGGCATGGTTAGGGAATCTGAGACGCACCTTCAGTGCGACCATCTCAGGGCTCCCATTACAGACAGTCTGCGCTCACAGAGATCAGTTTCTCCATCTGGACAGTTGGAGGAGGTAAACTCCTCCAATAGATGCTCCCTCCACATGCCAGAAGCAGCAATGGGTCACTTGCGTGAATGTACAAAAGCTCCAAAACCATTTGCAGTCGCTTCCCAGGCAACTTCTCTACAAGCTTCTCTAGTTCAGCCCCAACCAGAACGAAACCCTAAGCCATTTGGGTCGGTCCCACAGAAGCCAGCAGCCTACAGATCTGACGTGCAGCTTGGTGGAGTTCCATATCAGGGTGGTCACTCTCACCTCAGCAGCATTTTCCAGCAGCACAACGGCAGCAATCATCA TGAGGTGTCTGTCAGTGAAGCTCCTGAGTCAGAGGTGAAATTAGATG ATGCTATCATGGACATGTTCCAGGTTCCAACCCTCCTGCAGGAGGACCGGTTCCGCAGCATGCCAATGCATCCACATCAGGCGGAGAAGAGCTTTGATGCTGGCTACCAGAGAACGG GCGCAGCTTCATTCAGCAAGCCCCCCAGTGCAGTCCCTTTCGCCATCTTTCAGGATGAGAATGACATAAAGGAGAAATGCAG TGCTGCTATGGTGGACAATGCAAAGCCACCAAGGGCCCTAGCAGAAATCCCTCTGTCTAAACCAGAGAAACAAAAT GAATGTCAATCGGAATTGATACCAGATGAGAGCACTGTGTGGGAAGCATGCTACAACTCCCTGGCCGCCTGCCCCAACAGCACCAGAGACTTTTCACTGTCGGCTCACCTGGCCTCCACGCCCTTCCAAAACAAAGTTCCTTACTCTTGGGACTTTGAGCAGGATCAAG AAAATGATCAACCCAGTGGCTTTGGGGGTCCGGAAGAAGGCCCTTTCCTACGACAGCCCACAAAACTCAG CCCTATCATAGAGCAGAGCCCACCTGATGGGTTACCTGAGACTGGCACGGAGTGCTCTATGAGAGCTCAGGGCTTTGCTGAGCAGGGCACCATCGTGGGAGAAGGGCTAGCCCTGGCCCAGCGAAGCCTGGCTACCTGCTCCATGACTGAAGTGCAGCATCATGCCCCGGCCGCACTGTCCTTCAGAGACCAGACTGCCCCCCTGACCCATGCTGAGGTGGCAGTGGCCAAAAGCCCTCCTTCCAAGGCCTCAAAGCCAGACTGGGATGTCTATGTGACCCCAGAGCAGTCCTCAAAGCCAGCTTTTCCTCTCCCACAGCGTGCACCTGTGGCAGAAGCATTCCTTTCAAAGAGCCAGATCTATGCCCTCAAATCCAACTTTGATGTTCCAACTTGTCCAGAGAAAGCTCCAACGCCTGCCTTCGATATCCCCATGAGTCCGGAGTGTGCACCCAAGTCAGACTGGTTAGTGGTCAAAAGCCCAGAGGTTGTGGTTGAACCTGACTTGGATGCCTTCATGAGTGCCCGTCAGAGAACAGTCGGCATCCCTCTGGAGACCATGGACATCCCCGTAAGTCCAGAACCACCTAAATTTGGCTCGGATGTGACCATGAGTCCATTCCAGTCGTCATCAAAGTTCAGAATGGATATTCCTATGAGCCCAGCTCCAGAGGTGAGGAATGGCATGGATATTCTTATGAGCCCAGACCAAGGTTCAAAGGTGAACATGGATGTGCCCATGAGTCCAGCAGGTCAAGGGGCAGCGGCTGTAGAGCTGGTCTCCGACCCCTGGGATGAGGAGCTGATTTCCTCCCTGCTCTCCAAGCTGTCCACGCCACTCACCTCACAGCCTAACTTCATCACCTGGCAGTGCAAAGTCCCCAGCATCGCACCCAAGATGACCATCAAGATGG GTAAAGGCTCCTTGCGGGTTGACTGTGTACTCGGACAGGGTGCCTTTGCCACAGTCTACCAGGCAACTGACCTCAACACCTCAGAGAAGATGATTTTAAAG GTGCAGAAACCAGCCAATCCGTGGGAGTTTTACATCAACTCTCAGCTGAATGCCCGGCTGCAGCCCAGCGTGCGCCACCTCTTTAATAACATCCACTCTGCCCACCTCTTCCAGAACGGTAGCGTGCTATTGGGCGAGCTCTACAACTGTGGCACCCTATTG AATGCTGTAAACCTGTACAAGAACCTTAGTGACAAGGTGATTCCCCAGCCTCTGGTGATCTACTTCACTGTCTGCATCCTGCACATGGTGGAACAGCTGCACAATATCCACATCGTTCACGCTGACATCAAACCAGACAACTTCCTGCTGGGAGAGAG GTTCCTGGAGAACAAGTCTTTTGACCAAGATAATCTGGATCATGGCCTCTCCCTAATTGACCTGGGTCAGAGCATTGACATGACTCTGTTCCCAGAGGGCACGGCTTTCACTGCCAAGTGTAtgacctcgggcttccagtgtaCAGAGATGCAGAGTGGGAGACCATGGAACTACCAG ACGGACTACTTTGGGATAGCTGGAACGGTGTACTGCATGATTTTTGGAACATACATGCAAGTGACACAGGAGGGTAGCGTGTGGAAGACAAATGCAGTATTTAGAAG aaaTCCCCACAGTGATCTGTGGACAGAGTTCTTCCACACTCTGCTGAATGTACCTGACTGTAGCTCCCTGCCCTGCCTGCGCAGCCTGCGCAGTAGACTGAGCACTGTGCTCCAACAGAACTACAGCAACAAGCTGCCATTGCTGAAGACCCGCCTGGTTATCCAGGTGTTAGAGAGCAGGACGGCACGGAGATAG
- the LOC115174940 gene encoding mitotic checkpoint serine/threonine-protein kinase BUB1 isoform X2: MDVGSHLQSFEQSLNNYTGDDPLDPWDRFIKYLEKRLPAEDSKAMSLVLDCLVQRFLQEERYTNDIRYVNYCIKCASYYNEPIKLYSHIYSKGIGTRDAVLYVAWAQQFEQQGLLQQADTVYQRAMENQAKPTDTVLQQYRMFQTRTSGSGAGASAVRNSLQKSNLVNQLQTHRVPSPQCKDPEHLFQLPTDRTVCIISRSENVAVNKPNQGPVVSLQTVSMYRTEDLFCDGSELCFEEVRARQYFVRRKQEKKRREFEDRQRLVREQEEEVMRMNQLLEELESNLCVSSASALPVQQALCTPATDLNPEFLQHSLRHPLLSSNLAIKLYPGFRLNRVQDPRQGMVRESETHLQCDHLRAPITDSLRSQRSVSPSGQLEEVNSSNRCSLHMPEAAMGHLRECTKAPKPFAVASQATSLQASLVQPQPERNPKPFGSVPQKPAAYRSDVQLGGVPYQGGHSHLSSIFQQHNGSNHHEVSVSEAPESEVKLDVSQGGTGNVSHITPNTSLGLVQVTPSRVLPSPTVNTREALDAIMDMFQVPTLLQEDRFRSMPMHPHQAEKSFDAGYQRTASFSKPPSAVPFAIFQDENDIKEKCSAAMVDNAKPPRALAEIPLSKPEKQNECQSELIPDESTVWEACYNSLAACPNSTRDFSLSAHLASTPFQNKVPYSWDFEQDQENDQPSGFGGPEEGPFLRQPTKLSPIIEQSPPDGLPETGTECSMRAQGFAEQGTIVGEGLALAQRSLATCSMTEVQHHAPAALSFRDQTAPLTHAEVAVAKSPPSKASKPDWDVYVTPEQSSKPAFPLPQRAPVAEAFLSKSQIYALKSNFDVPTCPEKAPTPAFDIPMSPECAPKSDWLVVKSPEVVVEPDLDAFMSARQRTVGIPLETMDIPVSPEPPKFGSDVTMSPFQSSSKFRMDIPMSPAPEVRNGMDILMSPDQGSKVNMDVPMSPAGQGAAAVELVSDPWDEELISSLLSKLSTPLTSQPNFITWQCKVPSIAPKMTIKMGKGSLRVDCVLGQGAFATVYQATDLNTSEKMILKVQKPANPWEFYINSQLNARLQPSVRHLFNNIHSAHLFQNGSVLLGELYNCGTLLNAVNLYKNLSDKVIPQPLVIYFTVCILHMVEQLHNIHIVHADIKPDNFLLGERFLENKSFDQDNLDHGLSLIDLGQSIDMTLFPEGTAFTAKCMTSGFQCTEMQSGRPWNYQTDYFGIAGTVYCMIFGTYMQVTQEGSVWKTNAVFRRNPHSDLWTEFFHTLLNVPDCSSLPCLRSLRSRLSTVLQQNYSNKLPLLKTRLVIQVLESRTARR; this comes from the exons aTGGATGTTGGTTCACATTTACA GAGTTTTGAGCAAAGTTTAAACAACTATACTGGAGACGACCCACTCGATCCATGGGACAG GTTTATAAAATATCTAGAGAAGAGATTACCTGCTGAAGACTCCAAAGCGATGTCTCTTGTGCTAGATTGTCTAGTACAAAGATTTCTCCAAGAAGAGCGTTATACCAATGACATCCGATACGTAAACTACTGCATTAAATGTGCAAgttattacaatgagcccatcaaACTATACAGCCACATATACAGTAAGGGCATTGGCACCAGAGATGCAGTCCTCTATGTGGCGTGGGCTCAACAGTTTGAGCAGCAGGGCCTGCTTCAACAGGCTGACACCGTGTACCAGAGAGCCATGGAAAACCAAGCTAAGCCAACTGACACTGTCCTTCAGCAATACAG AATGTTCCAAACCAGGACTTCTGGAAGTGGGGCAGGGGCTTCAG CTGTACGGAATTCTCTTCAGAAGTCCAACTTGGTAAATCAGCTGCAAACCCACAGAGTGCCCAGCCCACAGTGCAAG GACCCTGAACATCTGTTCCAACTCCCTACAGACAGAACTGTTTGCAT AATCTCCCGGTCTGAAAATGTGGCGGTAAATAAACCCAATCAAGGCCCGGTTGTGAGCCTGCAGACAGTGTCGATGTACCGTACGGAAGACCTCTTCTGCGATGGGTCTGAACTATGCTTCGAGGAAGTCAGAGCCAGACAATACTTTGTGAGACGCAAGCAAGAGAAGAAACGAAGAGAGTTTG AGGACCGTCAGAGGTTGGttagagagcaggaggaggaggtaaTGAGGATGAACCAGCTGTTGGAGGAGCTGGAGAGTAATCTCTGTGTGAGCTCCGCCAGTGCTCTACCAGTGCAGCAG GCACTCTGCACACCTGCAACAGATCTGAATCCTGAGTTCCTCCAACATTCCTTAAGGCACCCTCTACTCTCGAGCAACCTCGCCATCAAACTCTATCCAGGCTTTAGACTGAACCGTGTACAGGACCCCAGACAAGGCATGGTTAGGGAATCTGAGACGCACCTTCAGTGCGACCATCTCAGGGCTCCCATTACAGACAGTCTGCGCTCACAGAGATCAGTTTCTCCATCTGGACAGTTGGAGGAGGTAAACTCCTCCAATAGATGCTCCCTCCACATGCCAGAAGCAGCAATGGGTCACTTGCGTGAATGTACAAAAGCTCCAAAACCATTTGCAGTCGCTTCCCAGGCAACTTCTCTACAAGCTTCTCTAGTTCAGCCCCAACCAGAACGAAACCCTAAGCCATTTGGGTCGGTCCCACAGAAGCCAGCAGCCTACAGATCTGACGTGCAGCTTGGTGGAGTTCCATATCAGGGTGGTCACTCTCACCTCAGCAGCATTTTCCAGCAGCACAACGGCAGCAATCATCA TGAGGTGTCTGTCAGTGAAGCTCCTGAGTCAGAGGTGAAATTAGATG TGTCACAGGGAGGGACTGGAAACGTGTCCCATATCACTCCGAACACTTCTCTGGGACTGGTGCAAGTCACCCCGTCCAGGGTGCTCCCATCCCCCACAGTCAACACACGGGAGGCACTTG ATGCTATCATGGACATGTTCCAGGTTCCAACCCTCCTGCAGGAGGACCGGTTCCGCAGCATGCCAATGCATCCACATCAGGCGGAGAAGAGCTTTGATGCTGGCTACCAGAGAACGG CTTCATTCAGCAAGCCCCCCAGTGCAGTCCCTTTCGCCATCTTTCAGGATGAGAATGACATAAAGGAGAAATGCAG TGCTGCTATGGTGGACAATGCAAAGCCACCAAGGGCCCTAGCAGAAATCCCTCTGTCTAAACCAGAGAAACAAAAT GAATGTCAATCGGAATTGATACCAGATGAGAGCACTGTGTGGGAAGCATGCTACAACTCCCTGGCCGCCTGCCCCAACAGCACCAGAGACTTTTCACTGTCGGCTCACCTGGCCTCCACGCCCTTCCAAAACAAAGTTCCTTACTCTTGGGACTTTGAGCAGGATCAAG AAAATGATCAACCCAGTGGCTTTGGGGGTCCGGAAGAAGGCCCTTTCCTACGACAGCCCACAAAACTCAG CCCTATCATAGAGCAGAGCCCACCTGATGGGTTACCTGAGACTGGCACGGAGTGCTCTATGAGAGCTCAGGGCTTTGCTGAGCAGGGCACCATCGTGGGAGAAGGGCTAGCCCTGGCCCAGCGAAGCCTGGCTACCTGCTCCATGACTGAAGTGCAGCATCATGCCCCGGCCGCACTGTCCTTCAGAGACCAGACTGCCCCCCTGACCCATGCTGAGGTGGCAGTGGCCAAAAGCCCTCCTTCCAAGGCCTCAAAGCCAGACTGGGATGTCTATGTGACCCCAGAGCAGTCCTCAAAGCCAGCTTTTCCTCTCCCACAGCGTGCACCTGTGGCAGAAGCATTCCTTTCAAAGAGCCAGATCTATGCCCTCAAATCCAACTTTGATGTTCCAACTTGTCCAGAGAAAGCTCCAACGCCTGCCTTCGATATCCCCATGAGTCCGGAGTGTGCACCCAAGTCAGACTGGTTAGTGGTCAAAAGCCCAGAGGTTGTGGTTGAACCTGACTTGGATGCCTTCATGAGTGCCCGTCAGAGAACAGTCGGCATCCCTCTGGAGACCATGGACATCCCCGTAAGTCCAGAACCACCTAAATTTGGCTCGGATGTGACCATGAGTCCATTCCAGTCGTCATCAAAGTTCAGAATGGATATTCCTATGAGCCCAGCTCCAGAGGTGAGGAATGGCATGGATATTCTTATGAGCCCAGACCAAGGTTCAAAGGTGAACATGGATGTGCCCATGAGTCCAGCAGGTCAAGGGGCAGCGGCTGTAGAGCTGGTCTCCGACCCCTGGGATGAGGAGCTGATTTCCTCCCTGCTCTCCAAGCTGTCCACGCCACTCACCTCACAGCCTAACTTCATCACCTGGCAGTGCAAAGTCCCCAGCATCGCACCCAAGATGACCATCAAGATGG GTAAAGGCTCCTTGCGGGTTGACTGTGTACTCGGACAGGGTGCCTTTGCCACAGTCTACCAGGCAACTGACCTCAACACCTCAGAGAAGATGATTTTAAAG GTGCAGAAACCAGCCAATCCGTGGGAGTTTTACATCAACTCTCAGCTGAATGCCCGGCTGCAGCCCAGCGTGCGCCACCTCTTTAATAACATCCACTCTGCCCACCTCTTCCAGAACGGTAGCGTGCTATTGGGCGAGCTCTACAACTGTGGCACCCTATTG AATGCTGTAAACCTGTACAAGAACCTTAGTGACAAGGTGATTCCCCAGCCTCTGGTGATCTACTTCACTGTCTGCATCCTGCACATGGTGGAACAGCTGCACAATATCCACATCGTTCACGCTGACATCAAACCAGACAACTTCCTGCTGGGAGAGAG GTTCCTGGAGAACAAGTCTTTTGACCAAGATAATCTGGATCATGGCCTCTCCCTAATTGACCTGGGTCAGAGCATTGACATGACTCTGTTCCCAGAGGGCACGGCTTTCACTGCCAAGTGTAtgacctcgggcttccagtgtaCAGAGATGCAGAGTGGGAGACCATGGAACTACCAG ACGGACTACTTTGGGATAGCTGGAACGGTGTACTGCATGATTTTTGGAACATACATGCAAGTGACACAGGAGGGTAGCGTGTGGAAGACAAATGCAGTATTTAGAAG aaaTCCCCACAGTGATCTGTGGACAGAGTTCTTCCACACTCTGCTGAATGTACCTGACTGTAGCTCCCTGCCCTGCCTGCGCAGCCTGCGCAGTAGACTGAGCACTGTGCTCCAACAGAACTACAGCAACAAGCTGCCATTGCTGAAGACCCGCCTGGTTATCCAGGTGTTAGAGAGCAGGACGGCACGGAGATAG